A window of the Gemmatirosa kalamazoonensis genome harbors these coding sequences:
- a CDS encoding polysaccharide deacetylase family protein, protein MSRRSAPLAAALLAAATFAACAKGDTHRAPATTGDSAASPGQATADSTTAGGEVAASSAGAPGGGRAPNLNGRIPVLEYHVIGGEKNAMYTRTVASFKADLEEVYKRGYRPINMSQLLDKDFRDVPPGMSPVVFVFDDASPEQFSYLGEAGKIDPNSGVGIWLDFAKSHPGWKNRGTFCMLNGGAAGHNFFGDGPKFKGQQKAWRFQKVQWLNQQGFELCSHTLWHARLDKYSDAVVQEQIARNVMGIDSAVPGYRVRSFALPYGIWPKNRALAWSGSWTDPKSKKTVTYKFDDVMEVSGGPTRSPYDPAFNPHSITRIEAVGDDIRKTLERLDATNNRFVAK, encoded by the coding sequence ATGTCTCGTCGATCCGCTCCGCTCGCCGCCGCGCTGCTCGCCGCGGCCACGTTCGCCGCCTGCGCCAAGGGCGACACCCACCGCGCGCCGGCCACCACCGGGGACAGCGCCGCGTCCCCCGGACAGGCCACCGCCGACTCGACCACCGCAGGCGGTGAGGTGGCGGCGTCGTCCGCCGGGGCCCCCGGCGGCGGTCGCGCGCCGAACCTGAACGGGCGCATTCCCGTCCTCGAGTACCACGTCATCGGCGGCGAGAAGAACGCGATGTACACGCGGACCGTCGCCAGCTTCAAGGCGGATCTCGAGGAGGTGTACAAGCGCGGCTATCGGCCGATCAACATGTCGCAGCTGCTCGACAAGGACTTCCGCGACGTGCCGCCCGGGATGTCACCCGTCGTGTTCGTGTTCGACGATGCGTCGCCCGAGCAGTTCAGCTACCTCGGCGAGGCGGGCAAGATCGATCCGAACAGCGGGGTCGGCATCTGGCTCGACTTCGCGAAGTCGCACCCCGGATGGAAGAACCGGGGCACGTTCTGCATGCTGAACGGCGGCGCCGCCGGCCACAACTTCTTCGGCGACGGCCCGAAGTTCAAAGGGCAACAGAAGGCGTGGCGCTTCCAGAAGGTGCAGTGGCTGAACCAGCAGGGCTTCGAGCTCTGCTCGCACACGCTCTGGCACGCTCGGCTCGACAAGTACTCCGACGCCGTGGTGCAGGAGCAGATCGCGCGGAACGTGATGGGGATCGACTCCGCGGTGCCCGGCTACCGCGTGCGCTCGTTCGCGCTGCCGTACGGCATCTGGCCGAAGAACCGCGCGCTCGCCTGGTCCGGGTCGTGGACGGACCCGAAGAGCAAGAAGACGGTGACCTACAAGTTCGACGACGTGATGGAGGTCTCCGGCGGCCCGACGCGCAGCCCGTACGACCCCGCGTTCAACCCGCACAGCATCACCCGCATCGAGGCGGTCGGCGACGACATCCGGAAGACCCTGGAACGGTTGGACGCCACGAACAACCGGTTCGTCGCGAAGTGA
- a CDS encoding penicillin-binding protein 1A, with translation MLNERLARLRARLRPDPANPPRLWMRKQWPGLLALALVLGTITFGDVWVATCGLEGCPSGAEIRAFHPTEGGRILDRNRTAMGRLRLVRRVNVPLAQVPVHVRQAFIATEDRRFYQHRGVDWRGAFRAVGANLRAGGVREGFSTITMQVVRNTFAVERQGERSVQRKLIELRLSRLIERALTKDEILQLYLNVIYLGNGVYGVEAASRDLFGRSVKDVTLAQAAMLAALPKGPSAYTPRKAPDRALRRRNLVLALMTREGYINADQARGAAGERLVVNKEGWRPDSKTDSYALDVVRELVDSVRDAQHIESYDLTVLTTLDLKAQQAAERAVLKRANAIGSVTGRAGAEGAMVALDPRTGDLRALVGGRVYERGNFNRATDARRQPGSAFKPFVYATALMSGMTPATEIDDDPIEVQIDRNKVWRPSNYNDEYLGQTTLRTALAHSANAATVRVSRSIGEPRIVEVAHRNGITSKLDPVPSLALGAVEVTPLELVTAYAPFANGGYRVRPRIVLAIATNDGTVLWTADPPQRTPVMEARDAFLLTSMLRSVVDEGTGRAVRDYGVTGPVAGKTGTTNNGTDVWFVGYTPTLIAGFWFGYDEPRTLGGGASGGRLAAPAWAEFYQTGWKEKGLDWAPPPGLVRRTIDADNGYLATEWCPRVRDEWFKAGTEPTGYCPIHTSPPVEAEPQIDETLPNGTLPQAIEKAGKSVGSKLSRALKKIFKW, from the coding sequence ATGCTGAACGAGCGCCTCGCGCGTCTTCGCGCGCGCCTGCGTCCCGATCCGGCGAACCCGCCGCGGCTCTGGATGCGCAAGCAGTGGCCGGGGCTGCTCGCCCTCGCCCTGGTCCTCGGCACGATCACGTTCGGGGACGTGTGGGTCGCGACGTGCGGACTCGAGGGCTGCCCGAGCGGCGCCGAGATTCGCGCGTTCCATCCAACGGAAGGCGGCCGCATCCTCGACCGCAACCGCACGGCGATGGGGCGGCTGCGCCTCGTGCGCCGGGTGAACGTGCCGCTCGCCCAGGTGCCGGTCCACGTACGGCAGGCGTTCATCGCCACCGAGGATCGCCGCTTCTACCAGCACCGCGGCGTCGACTGGCGCGGCGCGTTCCGCGCCGTCGGCGCGAACCTGCGCGCGGGCGGCGTGCGCGAGGGGTTCAGCACCATCACGATGCAGGTGGTGCGCAACACGTTCGCCGTCGAGCGGCAGGGCGAGCGCTCCGTGCAGCGCAAGCTGATCGAGCTGCGCCTGAGCCGCCTCATCGAGCGCGCGCTCACGAAGGACGAGATCCTCCAGCTCTACCTCAACGTCATCTACCTCGGCAACGGCGTGTACGGCGTGGAGGCGGCGAGCCGCGACCTGTTCGGCCGCAGCGTGAAGGACGTCACGCTCGCCCAGGCCGCGATGCTCGCCGCGCTGCCGAAGGGTCCGAGCGCGTACACGCCGCGGAAGGCGCCCGACCGGGCGCTGCGGCGCCGCAACCTCGTGCTCGCGCTCATGACGCGTGAGGGATACATCAACGCCGACCAGGCCCGCGGCGCGGCCGGCGAGCGGCTCGTCGTGAACAAGGAAGGGTGGCGCCCCGACTCGAAGACCGACTCGTACGCGCTCGACGTCGTGCGCGAGCTCGTCGACTCGGTGCGCGATGCGCAGCACATCGAGTCGTACGACCTCACGGTGCTCACGACGCTCGACCTGAAGGCCCAGCAGGCGGCCGAGCGCGCGGTGCTGAAACGCGCGAACGCGATCGGCTCGGTGACGGGACGGGCCGGCGCCGAGGGGGCGATGGTCGCGCTCGACCCGCGCACCGGCGATCTGCGCGCGCTCGTCGGTGGACGCGTGTACGAGCGCGGGAACTTCAACCGCGCCACCGACGCGCGGCGGCAGCCCGGCTCCGCGTTCAAGCCGTTCGTGTACGCCACGGCGCTCATGAGCGGCATGACGCCCGCGACCGAGATCGACGACGATCCGATCGAGGTGCAGATCGACCGCAACAAGGTCTGGCGCCCGTCGAACTACAACGACGAGTACCTCGGCCAGACGACGCTGCGCACCGCGCTCGCGCACTCGGCCAACGCGGCGACCGTGCGCGTGAGCCGATCGATCGGCGAGCCGCGCATCGTCGAGGTCGCGCACCGCAACGGCATCACGAGCAAGCTCGATCCGGTGCCGTCGCTCGCCCTCGGCGCGGTGGAGGTGACGCCGCTCGAGCTGGTGACGGCGTACGCGCCGTTCGCGAACGGCGGCTATCGCGTCCGCCCGCGCATCGTGCTCGCGATCGCGACGAACGACGGCACGGTGCTGTGGACCGCGGACCCGCCGCAGCGCACGCCGGTGATGGAGGCGCGCGACGCGTTCCTGCTGACGTCGATGCTGCGCTCGGTGGTGGACGAGGGGACGGGGCGCGCGGTGCGCGATTACGGCGTCACGGGGCCGGTGGCGGGCAAGACGGGCACGACGAACAACGGCACCGACGTCTGGTTCGTGGGCTACACGCCGACGCTGATCGCCGGCTTCTGGTTCGGCTACGACGAGCCGCGCACGTTAGGCGGCGGCGCGTCGGGCGGCCGGCTCGCCGCGCCGGCGTGGGCGGAGTTCTACCAGACCGGCTGGAAGGAGAAGGGGCTCGACTGGGCGCCGCCGCCGGGCCTCGTGCGTCGCACGATCGACGCCGACAACGGCTACCTCGCCACCGAGTGGTGCCCGCGGGTGCGCGACGAGTGGTTCAAGGCCGGCACCGAGCCGACCGGCTACTGCCCGATCCACACCTCGCCGCCCGTGGAGGCCGAGCCGCAGATCGACGAGACGCTGCCGAACGGCACGCTCCCGCAGGCGATCGAGAAGGCGGGGAAGAGCGTCGGCAGCAAGCTGTCGCGCGCGCTGAAGAAGATCTTCAAGTGGTGA
- a CDS encoding diacylglycerol/lipid kinase family protein, protein MTSPARIPAFVNPRSGSAEQVRAALEADPRFDLRVVDPQRLAELVRAEAARGTPRVAVAGGDGTIAQGAGAAAGTPLEVAVLPGGTLNHFARDIGIPLGDFPAALDVAATGDVRPVDLAYVNDRAVLNTSSVGLYVLFVRTREQLERRLGYHLASVVAAIRVWAGLRGFVVAFRTSDGIARTYRTPLLFVGVGERALERAANGLGARMPTGAHALHVLVVRANTPSSVAALAFGALFRGVRALTHGDALDAFLVDECTVTMRRKWGNVSIDGELVRLPAPLHYRLERGAVRVVHPRDGVTT, encoded by the coding sequence GTGACCTCTCCCGCCCGCATCCCCGCGTTCGTCAATCCACGCTCCGGCAGCGCCGAGCAGGTGCGCGCCGCGCTCGAGGCCGACCCGCGCTTCGACCTGCGCGTGGTGGACCCACAGCGACTCGCGGAGCTCGTGCGCGCCGAGGCGGCGCGTGGGACGCCGCGCGTCGCGGTCGCCGGTGGTGACGGCACCATCGCGCAGGGCGCGGGCGCGGCGGCGGGGACGCCGCTCGAGGTGGCCGTGCTTCCGGGCGGGACGCTGAACCACTTCGCGCGCGACATCGGCATCCCGCTCGGCGACTTTCCCGCGGCGCTGGACGTCGCGGCCACCGGCGACGTGCGGCCGGTCGACCTCGCGTACGTGAACGACCGCGCAGTGCTGAACACCAGCTCCGTCGGCCTCTACGTGCTGTTCGTGCGCACGCGCGAGCAGCTGGAGCGGCGGCTCGGCTACCACCTCGCGAGCGTCGTCGCGGCGATCCGCGTGTGGGCCGGGCTGCGCGGGTTCGTCGTCGCGTTCCGCACGAGCGACGGGATCGCGCGCACCTATCGCACGCCGCTGCTGTTCGTGGGCGTCGGCGAACGCGCGCTCGAGCGCGCGGCGAACGGGCTCGGCGCGCGGATGCCGACGGGAGCGCACGCGCTGCACGTGCTCGTCGTGCGCGCGAACACGCCGTCGAGCGTCGCCGCGCTCGCGTTCGGGGCGCTGTTCCGCGGCGTGCGCGCGCTCACCCACGGCGACGCGCTCGACGCGTTTCTCGTCGACGAGTGCACGGTCACGATGCGCCGCAAGTGGGGCAACGTGTCGATCGACGGGGAGCTCGTGCGGCTCCCCGCCCCGCTGCACTACCGGCTGGAGCGCGGCGCGGTGCGCGTGGTGCACCCGCGCGACGGCGTCACCACTTGA
- a CDS encoding TIGR00730 family Rossman fold protein, whose protein sequence is MPTDPSPRRLSAVCVFCGSSSGVDGAYVDAARDLGRLLARRGVALVYGGARVGVMGAIADAALDDGGRVVGVMPRPLWSREVGHTGLTELLVVDTMHERKALMAERSDAFVALPGGAGTLEELFEMWTWAQLGIHTKPVALLNVGGFFDPLLAMVEHLVTQGFVRPAHRAMLVVEEQPDRLLARLAAYEAPATTRWLTTEEA, encoded by the coding sequence ATGCCTACCGATCCGTCTCCCCGCCGGCTGTCTGCGGTCTGCGTGTTCTGCGGCTCGAGCTCCGGCGTCGACGGCGCGTACGTCGACGCGGCGCGCGACCTCGGCCGCCTGCTCGCGCGGCGGGGGGTCGCGCTCGTCTACGGCGGCGCGCGCGTCGGCGTCATGGGTGCCATCGCCGACGCGGCGCTCGACGACGGCGGGCGCGTCGTCGGCGTGATGCCGCGCCCACTCTGGTCGCGCGAGGTGGGACACACCGGGCTCACCGAGCTGCTCGTCGTCGACACGATGCACGAGCGCAAGGCGCTGATGGCCGAGCGCTCCGACGCGTTCGTCGCGCTCCCCGGCGGCGCCGGCACGCTCGAGGAGCTGTTCGAGATGTGGACGTGGGCGCAGCTCGGCATCCACACGAAGCCCGTGGCCCTGCTCAACGTCGGCGGCTTCTTCGACCCGCTGCTCGCGATGGTCGAGCACCTCGTGACGCAGGGGTTCGTGCGGCCCGCGCACCGGGCGATGCTGGTCGTCGAGGAGCAGCCCGACCGCCTGCTCGCGCGCCTCGCGGCGTACGAGGCGCCCGCGACCACGCGGTGGCTGACGACGGAAGAAGCCTGA